From Nitrospirota bacterium, a single genomic window includes:
- a CDS encoding arginine decarboxylase, pyruvoyl-dependent, producing MPKLQQALPMPRKFSLVAACSEGRTELTAFDRALLKAGVGNVNLLKVSSILPPNARFSESLDIRPGSLLPIAYGSMTSSNPGELIAASVGIGISSEESYGVIMEFSGSCSKDEALERVSDMVREAFEVRELPLRNLMVKGVEHRVEKIGCVFAAVPLWY from the coding sequence ATGCCAAAACTTCAGCAAGCCTTACCAATGCCGAGGAAGTTTTCCCTTGTAGCAGCTTGCTCTGAAGGCAGGACTGAACTTACAGCATTTGACAGGGCATTGCTCAAGGCAGGTGTTGGAAATGTAAATCTTCTAAAAGTCAGCAGCATCCTGCCGCCAAATGCACGGTTCAGCGAATCCCTCGACATAAGGCCAGGCTCACTCCTGCCAATAGCTTATGGTTCCATGACAAGCTCCAATCCAGGCGAGCTGATTGCAGCATCAGTCGGTATAGGAATCTCTTCAGAAGAAAGCTACGGAGTGATAATGGAGTTCTCCGGCTCCTGCTCAAAAGATGAAGCCCTGGAGAGGGTTTCGGACATGGTTAGAGAGGCATTTGAAGTCAGAGAGTTGCCTTTAAGAAATCTGATGGTAAAAGGTGTCGAGCACCGGGTCGAAAAGATAGGCTGCGTATTTGCGGCTGTTCCACTGTGGTATTAA
- the speE gene encoding polyamine aminopropyltransferase translates to MELWFTEKQTENLGLSIKVKETIYRERSEYQDILIVESLQFGRTLLLDGTFQTTEKDEFFYHEMLTHVGLSAHPEPRKVLIIGGGDGGAVREALKHSSVEQVVLVEIDGKVIEASKRYLPLISSCLDDPKVKVLVTDGIKYLKKTTEGFDVILIDSTDPVGPAVGLFEHEFYSSVNKALNPEGFLVAQTESPFLHTDLIVRVNRTLSEIFPTVKVYLAPVPTYPTGYWSFTIASKTHDPSIPRRQIEGPTRYYNQDIHRASFSLPSFLKDALE, encoded by the coding sequence GTGGAACTCTGGTTTACCGAAAAGCAGACAGAAAACCTTGGCTTATCCATAAAAGTAAAAGAGACCATTTACAGAGAGCGCTCAGAGTATCAGGACATCCTGATAGTTGAAAGCCTTCAGTTTGGAAGAACCCTCCTCCTCGACGGCACATTTCAGACAACAGAAAAAGACGAATTTTTTTATCACGAGATGCTCACTCATGTAGGGCTCTCTGCACATCCAGAGCCAAGGAAAGTCCTCATCATAGGAGGTGGCGATGGAGGTGCTGTCAGGGAAGCCTTAAAACATTCCTCAGTTGAGCAGGTAGTATTAGTAGAAATAGACGGAAAGGTAATAGAGGCATCAAAAAGGTATCTGCCTTTGATAAGCTCCTGCCTTGATGACCCGAAGGTTAAAGTGCTCGTTACAGATGGGATTAAATATCTCAAAAAGACAACTGAAGGCTTCGACGTGATTTTAATAGACTCCACAGACCCTGTAGGCCCTGCTGTAGGCCTTTTTGAACATGAATTTTACTCCTCTGTTAATAAGGCACTTAATCCCGAGGGTTTTTTGGTTGCCCAGACAGAATCCCCTTTTCTCCACACTGATTTGATTGTAAGGGTCAACAGGACTCTTTCTGAAATCTTCCCGACTGTCAAAGTCTATCTTGCACCTGTGCCAACCTATCCAACAGGCTACTGGAGCTTTACCATAGCTTCTAAAACACATGACCCATCCATTCCAAGGCGGCAGATAGAGGGGCCAACCAGATACTACAATCAGG
- a CDS encoding DnaJ domain-containing protein has product MKDYYEALGISQNASQSEIKSAYRNLVKQYHPDNPSSKDLVNAEEKFLLINEAYETLIDESRRKVYDESIALKAAGKTVSGESIKDRARNYFYHGRKAYKAGNFNKAINLFQTAINLDSQSPLYYSWLGLALSNMPDKLSEAKKWCEKAIKLSPHNSDYYVNLALIYREAGIKSMAVRYLKEALKWDPENQRALSWLYELEDKKTNFKDRLKGFFQSGLKK; this is encoded by the coding sequence TTGAAGGATTATTATGAGGCATTAGGCATAAGCCAGAATGCGAGTCAATCAGAGATAAAGAGCGCCTACAGGAATCTCGTCAAACAGTACCATCCCGATAACCCTTCTTCAAAAGACCTGGTAAATGCTGAGGAGAAATTCCTCCTGATAAATGAGGCATATGAAACACTGATAGATGAAAGCCGGCGTAAGGTTTACGATGAATCTATTGCCCTAAAAGCTGCAGGGAAGACAGTTTCCGGAGAAAGCATAAAAGACAGGGCAAGGAATTACTTCTACCATGGTAGAAAGGCTTATAAGGCCGGCAATTTTAATAAAGCTATAAACTTATTCCAGACGGCAATAAACCTGGACTCGCAAAGTCCTCTTTACTATTCGTGGCTCGGACTTGCACTATCAAACATGCCAGATAAATTATCCGAAGCCAAAAAATGGTGTGAAAAGGCAATAAAGCTCTCACCTCATAATTCCGACTATTATGTAAATTTAGCCCTTATTTACAGAGAAGCAGGGATAAAATCCATGGCTGTCAGATACCTCAAAGAAGCCCTCAAGTGGGACCCTGAAAACCAGAGAGCCCTTTCATGGCTATATGAACTCGAAGATAAGAAAACTAACTTTAAAGACAGGTTGAAAGGTTTTTTTCAATCGGGGTTAAAAAAATAA